The following proteins come from a genomic window of Actinacidiphila yeochonensis CN732:
- a CDS encoding carboxypeptidase regulatory-like domain-containing protein, translated as MKNTSLPRRLITLLTAGVVAAGMSVAAAGAAQAAPEPRTSSTAAASQAASAQQTSSTAAGSKAASGQQSPSTTTGSQPAGFSSVCGSATGNRAFACQALKRTDVVEPKAVGADAVPAGYGPSDIQSAYDLPSTTSSPTVAIIDAFDDPKAESDLAVYRAQFGLPACTTANGCFTRVDQNGGTDFPPAPPAGDDWPTEISLDLDAVSAACPGCHILFVEADNDVDPDSLPTAADTARTMGAKYISMSWGGSEDGTENGADEQFFDHPGVVYTASSGDDGYSAGTIYPSTSQYVVSVGGTTLSRATGTGRGWTESAWDGAGSGCSADVTKAAWQSGVSACATRADTDISAVADPSTGLAVYNSDTGSGWDVVGGTSLSAPLVAAMYALAGTPVPGTSPVSYPYEDPHQADDLNDVTQGANGSCSPTALCVAGAGWDGPTGLGTPHGVGALTTGPHGQISGQVTDSSTGKPLSGVKVSVDDGGYTATTDTDGDYDLGVPPGSYALTATRYGYTDKGVTGIAVTVDTTTTENVAMTAEPVHTVSGDVTDGSGHGWPMRAKITIDGYPGGPVYSDPYTGHYSVSLPAGSDYTLHVASADLPGYTGQNATVAVDDADVSKDIALKVDTSVCTAPGYAYQEDGTTEAFTGWSGSSVHDGWTVTDSAGTGQAWVFDNLSGYAAPPGGDADFADADSDYYGQGGRQDTSLVSPVIDLSDKVDPEIGFDSTYISFPGQTGSVDLSLDGGTTWTSVFQPDGSSKHIDVPIPQAAGQSDVRVRFHFTGSWSRRWELDNILVGSRSCAPQTGGLVAGTVTDTNTGDPLDGAKVTSGSNAAQSGVTVATPDDAGLGDGYYWLFSSHTGATAFTVADGKYTSTQASVNVPANGVRHRDFALGAGHLTVAQQTVSTSQELGAAKSKTVTFGNDGTAPVHVSLGQDDAGFTAMGAKSGAALSSGAPAMVLKTDASIAAPTAATAAAGTSGSGVSPQTGPWTSIADYPEPVMDEAVADHDGKIYAAGGYNGDYATQDAYVYDPAVGSWSPIARLPEPLEATSAAFVGDTLYVAGGWNALSQDSTHTYAYSPAANTWTRVADLPDGVAGAGTAVADGRLYVIAGCTSGQCLPATSAVYSYDPGSDAWTAAPDYPSSVAFAACSGVEAKVVCAGGTSGSTTLSSTYTYTPGASGWTRGADLPTDVWGASTAAANGRLEVMGGIVNDGKDVTNQGFAYDPDTDSWSDLPNSNSATYRGGAACGIYKIGGSGAGGAVPVAENLPGYDQCGGSVAWMSTSTTGFDVAPGATVKVQVTTDSSAVSQPGTYLGNLVIGTDSPYGSAQPVVVTMEVTPPKTWGKVTGTVTGSGGAPVAGATIAVCTMYDTSTGRCGPTTFTLKTDGSGAYQLWLDKGFNPLQIIAAKDGYTPLLKIARIQKGGTTTVDFALTANSAYTQAKTQGYLTAHAHGSTG; from the coding sequence GTGAAGAACACGTCCTTGCCACGAAGACTCATCACCCTCCTGACCGCCGGAGTCGTCGCCGCCGGCATGTCCGTAGCCGCCGCGGGCGCGGCACAGGCCGCACCGGAACCGCGGACGTCGTCCACGGCGGCCGCTTCGCAGGCGGCATCGGCACAGCAGACGTCGTCCACGGCGGCCGGCTCGAAGGCCGCGTCGGGACAGCAGAGCCCGTCCACGACGACGGGTTCGCAGCCGGCCGGCTTCTCGTCCGTCTGCGGATCGGCCACGGGTAACCGCGCGTTCGCCTGCCAGGCGCTGAAGCGCACCGACGTGGTGGAGCCGAAGGCGGTCGGGGCGGACGCCGTTCCGGCCGGCTACGGGCCGAGTGACATCCAGTCCGCCTACGACCTGCCGTCCACGACGTCGTCGCCGACGGTGGCCATCATCGACGCGTTCGACGACCCCAAGGCCGAGTCCGATCTCGCCGTCTACCGCGCGCAGTTCGGGCTGCCCGCGTGCACCACGGCCAACGGCTGCTTCACCAGGGTCGACCAGAACGGCGGCACGGACTTCCCGCCCGCACCGCCCGCGGGCGACGACTGGCCGACGGAGATATCGCTGGACCTCGACGCCGTGTCGGCGGCCTGCCCCGGCTGCCACATTCTTTTCGTCGAAGCTGACAACGATGTCGACCCCGACAGCCTGCCCACGGCCGCCGACACCGCCCGCACGATGGGCGCGAAGTACATCTCGATGAGCTGGGGCGGCAGCGAGGACGGCACCGAGAACGGCGCCGACGAGCAGTTCTTCGACCACCCGGGCGTCGTCTACACCGCCTCCAGCGGTGACGACGGCTACTCCGCCGGAACGATCTACCCCTCCACCTCGCAGTACGTCGTGTCCGTCGGCGGCACCACGCTCTCACGGGCGACCGGCACCGGACGCGGCTGGACGGAGTCGGCGTGGGACGGGGCCGGCAGCGGCTGCTCGGCCGACGTGACCAAGGCGGCCTGGCAGAGCGGGGTCTCGGCCTGCGCCACCCGCGCGGACACCGACATCTCCGCGGTCGCCGACCCCAGCACGGGGCTGGCCGTCTACAACAGCGACACCGGCAGCGGCTGGGACGTCGTCGGCGGCACCAGCCTGTCCGCGCCGCTCGTCGCCGCGATGTACGCCCTGGCGGGCACCCCCGTCCCGGGCACGTCCCCGGTGTCCTACCCGTACGAGGACCCGCACCAGGCCGACGACCTCAACGACGTCACCCAGGGGGCGAACGGCTCGTGCTCGCCGACCGCGCTCTGCGTGGCCGGCGCCGGCTGGGACGGCCCGACCGGCCTCGGCACGCCGCACGGTGTGGGCGCGCTGACCACCGGCCCGCACGGTCAGATCTCGGGGCAGGTGACCGACTCCTCCACCGGCAAGCCGCTCTCCGGCGTCAAGGTGTCCGTCGACGACGGCGGGTACACCGCGACCACGGACACCGACGGCGACTACGACCTGGGCGTCCCGCCCGGCAGTTACGCCCTGACCGCGACCAGGTACGGCTACACCGACAAGGGCGTCACCGGCATCGCGGTCACCGTGGACACCACCACGACCGAGAACGTCGCCATGACCGCCGAGCCCGTCCACACGGTGTCCGGCGACGTGACCGACGGGTCCGGCCACGGCTGGCCGATGCGGGCGAAGATCACCATCGACGGCTACCCGGGCGGCCCGGTCTACTCCGACCCCTACACCGGCCACTACTCGGTGAGCCTGCCCGCGGGCAGCGACTACACGCTGCACGTCGCCTCGGCCGACCTGCCCGGATACACCGGCCAGAACGCCACCGTGGCCGTGGACGACGCCGACGTGTCGAAGGACATCGCGCTCAAGGTCGACACGAGCGTCTGCACCGCTCCCGGCTACGCCTACCAGGAGGACGGCACCACCGAGGCGTTCACCGGCTGGTCGGGCAGCAGCGTGCACGACGGCTGGACGGTGACCGACAGCGCCGGCACCGGCCAGGCCTGGGTCTTCGACAACCTGAGCGGCTACGCGGCACCGCCCGGCGGTGACGCCGACTTCGCCGACGCCGACTCCGACTACTACGGCCAGGGCGGCCGCCAGGACACCTCGCTGGTCTCCCCGGTGATCGACCTGTCCGACAAGGTCGATCCCGAGATCGGCTTCGACAGCACCTACATCAGCTTCCCGGGCCAGACCGGCAGCGTCGACCTCAGCCTGGACGGCGGCACCACCTGGACCAGCGTCTTCCAGCCCGACGGCAGCTCGAAGCACATCGACGTGCCGATCCCGCAGGCGGCCGGGCAGTCCGACGTGCGGGTGCGCTTCCACTTCACCGGCTCCTGGAGCCGGCGCTGGGAGCTCGACAACATCCTGGTCGGCAGCCGCTCCTGCGCTCCGCAGACCGGCGGGCTGGTGGCCGGCACCGTGACCGACACCAACACCGGCGACCCGCTCGACGGCGCGAAGGTCACCAGCGGCAGCAACGCCGCGCAGTCCGGCGTGACGGTCGCCACCCCGGACGACGCGGGCCTGGGCGACGGCTACTACTGGCTGTTCAGCTCGCACACCGGCGCCACCGCCTTCACGGTCGCCGACGGCAAGTACACGTCCACGCAGGCGAGCGTCAACGTACCGGCCAACGGCGTCCGGCACCGCGACTTCGCGCTCGGCGCCGGCCACCTGACCGTCGCCCAGCAGACCGTGTCGACCAGCCAGGAACTCGGCGCGGCCAAGTCGAAGACCGTGACCTTCGGCAACGACGGCACCGCACCGGTGCACGTGAGCCTCGGCCAGGACGACGCCGGTTTCACCGCCATGGGCGCGAAGTCCGGCGCCGCCCTCTCCTCGGGCGCGCCGGCCATGGTCCTCAAGACCGACGCCAGCATCGCCGCTCCGACCGCCGCGACCGCCGCGGCCGGCACCTCCGGGTCCGGGGTGTCCCCGCAGACGGGGCCGTGGACGTCGATCGCCGACTACCCCGAGCCGGTGATGGACGAGGCGGTCGCCGACCACGACGGGAAGATCTACGCGGCCGGCGGCTACAACGGCGACTACGCCACGCAGGACGCCTACGTCTACGACCCGGCGGTCGGCTCCTGGAGCCCGATCGCGCGGCTGCCCGAACCCCTGGAGGCGACCTCCGCGGCGTTCGTCGGCGACACGCTGTACGTCGCCGGCGGGTGGAACGCACTGAGCCAGGACAGCACCCACACCTACGCCTACAGCCCGGCCGCGAACACCTGGACGCGGGTCGCCGACCTGCCCGACGGTGTCGCCGGGGCCGGAACCGCGGTGGCCGACGGCAGGCTCTACGTGATCGCCGGCTGCACGTCGGGGCAGTGCCTGCCCGCCACCTCCGCCGTCTACAGCTACGACCCGGGCAGCGACGCCTGGACCGCGGCACCGGACTACCCGTCCTCGGTCGCCTTCGCGGCGTGCTCGGGTGTCGAGGCGAAGGTGGTGTGCGCCGGCGGCACCAGCGGCAGCACCACGCTGAGCAGCACCTACACCTACACCCCCGGCGCCTCCGGCTGGACCCGGGGAGCCGACCTGCCCACCGACGTGTGGGGTGCGTCCACCGCCGCGGCCAACGGCCGGCTGGAGGTCATGGGCGGCATCGTCAACGACGGTAAGGACGTGACCAACCAGGGCTTCGCCTACGACCCCGACACCGACTCGTGGTCCGACCTGCCCAACTCCAACAGCGCGACCTACCGCGGCGGCGCCGCGTGCGGCATCTACAAGATCGGCGGCTCGGGCGCCGGCGGCGCCGTCCCGGTCGCCGAGAACCTGCCCGGCTACGACCAGTGCGGCGGCTCCGTCGCCTGGATGTCGACGAGCACCACCGGGTTCGACGTGGCGCCCGGCGCGACCGTGAAGGTCCAGGTCACCACCGACTCCTCGGCGGTGTCCCAGCCCGGTACCTACCTGGGGAACCTGGTCATCGGCACCGACTCGCCGTACGGCAGCGCCCAGCCGGTCGTCGTGACCATGGAGGTCACCCCGCCCAAGACCTGGGGCAAGGTGACCGGGACGGTGACCGGCAGCGGCGGCGCACCGGTCGCCGGCGCCACCATCGCGGTCTGCACCATGTACGACACCAGCACCGGCAGGTGCGGCCCGACGACGTTCACCCTGAAGACCGACGGGAGCGGCGCCTACCAGCTCTGGCTGGACAAGGGGTTCAACCCGCTGCAGATCATCGCCGCCAAGGACGGCTACACCCCGCTGCTGAAGATCGCCAGGATCCAGAAGGGAGGGACCACCACCGTCGACTTCGCCCTCACCGCGAACAGCGCCTACACGCAGGCGAAGACGCAGGGCTACCTGACCGCCCACGCGCACGGATCGACCGGGTGA
- a CDS encoding helix-turn-helix transcriptional regulator: MWETIGIPETEARVYETLISRGHSTADDLSSRVNVTTSTTTRALTSLIQRGLVTRAPGRPARYTAVEPSLAGSVLIAKREHELRQLQQHLNTLDEAFHAEKSANQRDSNVEVINGAPKIWRTFMRVQRRAQQEVRAFDKPPYFVAAGEHGDEGPNLEERRFLAEGTIGYRVVYDQESVAIPGRLENIWEGIKRGERAKVGTSLPVKLVMCDDTLAIMSSAADYHNSVAYLIHPSSLLDMTAALFEAVWSRAVPLNRSGPTGSQVTRNPRDRQLLGLLASGATDAAIARTFGWSIRTVQRHIHELMQQVGARTRFQIGMEAARRGWL, encoded by the coding sequence ATGTGGGAAACAATCGGGATACCCGAGACCGAGGCACGTGTGTACGAGACACTCATATCGCGCGGCCACTCCACCGCTGACGATCTGTCAAGCCGCGTCAACGTCACCACCTCGACGACCACGCGGGCCCTCACCAGCCTGATCCAGCGCGGTCTGGTGACCCGCGCTCCCGGCCGGCCGGCCCGGTACACCGCGGTGGAGCCGTCGCTGGCCGGCTCGGTGCTGATCGCCAAGCGCGAGCACGAACTCCGCCAGCTCCAGCAGCACCTGAACACGCTCGACGAGGCGTTCCACGCCGAGAAGTCCGCGAACCAGCGCGACAGCAACGTCGAGGTGATCAACGGCGCGCCGAAGATCTGGCGCACCTTCATGCGCGTTCAGCGCCGGGCGCAGCAGGAGGTCCGGGCGTTCGACAAGCCGCCGTACTTCGTCGCCGCGGGCGAGCACGGGGACGAGGGCCCCAACCTGGAGGAGCGGCGGTTCCTTGCGGAGGGCACCATCGGCTACCGCGTCGTCTACGACCAGGAGTCGGTGGCCATCCCCGGCCGGCTGGAGAACATCTGGGAGGGCATCAAGCGCGGCGAACGCGCCAAGGTCGGCACCTCGCTGCCGGTGAAGCTGGTGATGTGCGACGACACTCTGGCGATCATGAGCTCGGCCGCCGACTACCACAACAGCGTCGCCTACCTCATCCACCCGTCCTCACTGCTGGACATGACCGCCGCGCTCTTCGAGGCCGTCTGGAGCCGCGCGGTTCCGCTCAACCGGTCGGGGCCGACCGGGAGCCAGGTGACGAGGAACCCGCGGGACCGGCAGCTGCTCGGCCTGCTCGCCAGCGGCGCGACCGACGCGGCCATCGCCCGCACCTTCGGGTGGAGCATCCGCACGGTGCAGCGGCACATCCACGAACTCATGCAGCAGGTGGGCGCGCGGACCCGCTTCCAGATCGGCATGGAGGCGGCCCGCCGCGGCTGGCTGTAG
- a CDS encoding Fur family transcriptional regulator, with the protein MGRPGGVRPRRRQPVSSTRQPVRSRSTRQRAAVAAALDEVEEFRSAQDLHDLLKHRGDSVGLTTVYRTLQSLADAGEVDVLRTGDGESVYRRCSGGGHHHHLVCRGCGKAVEVEGPAVEKWAESIAADHGFVDVAHTVEIVGTCAECAAAAAPPAANPG; encoded by the coding sequence ATGGGGCGACCCGGAGGAGTGCGACCGAGAAGGAGACAACCGGTGAGCAGCACCAGACAGCCCGTGCGCAGCCGCTCCACCCGGCAGCGGGCCGCGGTGGCGGCGGCACTCGACGAGGTCGAGGAGTTCCGCAGCGCCCAGGACCTGCACGACCTGCTCAAGCACCGGGGCGACTCGGTGGGCCTGACCACGGTCTACCGCACGCTCCAGTCCCTCGCCGACGCCGGCGAGGTCGACGTGCTGCGTACCGGCGACGGCGAGTCCGTCTACCGCCGCTGCTCCGGCGGGGGGCACCATCACCACCTGGTCTGCCGCGGCTGCGGCAAGGCGGTCGAGGTCGAGGGGCCGGCCGTGGAGAAGTGGGCCGAGTCGATCGCCGCCGACCACGGCTTCGTGGATGTCGCCCACACGGTGGAGATCGTCGGCACCTGCGCGGAGTGCGCCGCCGCGGCGGCCCCGCCGGCCGCGAACCCCGGGTGA
- a CDS encoding glycine--tRNA ligase translates to MAADKIDTIVSLSKRRGFVFPSSEIYGGSRAAWDYGPLGVELKENIKRQWWRSMVTSRDDVVGLDSSVILAPEVWAASGHIATFSDPLTECTSCHKRYRADHLEEAYEAKHGNPPPNGLADINCPHCGTKGAFTEPKQFSGMLQTHLGPTQDAGSLAYLRPETAQGIFVNFPQVQTTSRKKPPFGIAQMGKSFRNEITPGNFIFRTREFEQMEMEFFVKPGEDETWHEYWLQQRWNWYLGLGIREENIRFFEHPKEKLSHYAKRTVDIEYRFNFGGSEFSELEGVANRTDYDLNAHAKGSGQDLSYFDQEAGERWYPYVIEPAAGVNRAMLAFLIDAYTEDEAPNAKGVMEKRTVLRLDPRLSPVKVAVLPLSRNPQLSPKAKGLATALRAHWNIEFDDAGAIGRRYRRQDEIGTPFCITVDFDTLEDNAVTVRERDTMKQERISLDQVESYLATRLLGC, encoded by the coding sequence GTGGCCGCCGACAAGATCGACACCATCGTCAGCCTGAGCAAGCGCCGTGGCTTCGTTTTCCCGAGCAGCGAGATCTACGGCGGCTCGCGGGCCGCCTGGGACTACGGGCCGCTGGGCGTCGAGCTCAAGGAGAACATCAAGCGCCAGTGGTGGCGGTCGATGGTCACCTCGCGCGACGACGTGGTGGGGCTCGACTCGTCGGTGATCCTCGCCCCCGAGGTGTGGGCCGCCTCCGGCCACATCGCCACGTTCTCCGACCCGCTGACCGAGTGCACCTCCTGCCACAAGCGGTACCGGGCCGACCACCTGGAGGAGGCGTACGAGGCCAAGCACGGCAACCCGCCGCCGAACGGCCTGGCCGACATCAACTGCCCGCACTGCGGCACCAAGGGCGCCTTCACCGAGCCCAAGCAGTTCTCCGGCATGCTCCAGACCCACCTCGGCCCGACGCAGGACGCCGGCTCGCTCGCGTACCTGCGCCCGGAGACCGCGCAGGGCATCTTCGTGAACTTCCCCCAGGTGCAGACCACCTCGCGCAAGAAGCCGCCGTTCGGCATCGCGCAGATGGGCAAGTCGTTCCGGAACGAGATCACCCCGGGCAACTTCATCTTCCGCACCCGCGAGTTCGAGCAGATGGAGATGGAGTTCTTCGTCAAGCCGGGCGAGGACGAGACCTGGCACGAGTACTGGCTGCAGCAGCGCTGGAACTGGTACCTGGGCCTGGGTATCCGCGAGGAGAACATCCGCTTCTTCGAGCACCCCAAGGAGAAGCTCTCCCACTACGCCAAGCGCACCGTGGACATCGAGTACCGCTTCAACTTCGGCGGCTCGGAGTTCAGCGAGCTGGAGGGCGTGGCCAACCGCACGGACTACGACCTGAACGCCCACGCCAAGGGCTCCGGCCAGGACCTGTCGTACTTCGACCAGGAGGCGGGCGAGCGCTGGTACCCGTACGTGATCGAGCCGGCCGCCGGTGTGAACCGCGCCATGCTCGCGTTCCTGATCGACGCCTACACCGAGGACGAGGCGCCGAACGCCAAGGGCGTGATGGAGAAGCGCACCGTGCTGCGGCTCGACCCGCGGCTGTCGCCGGTGAAGGTCGCGGTGCTGCCGCTGTCCCGCAACCCGCAGCTGTCGCCGAAGGCGAAGGGCCTGGCCACCGCGCTGCGCGCGCACTGGAACATCGAGTTCGACGACGCCGGCGCCATCGGCCGCCGCTACCGCCGCCAGGACGAGATCGGCACGCCGTTCTGCATCACCGTCGACTTCGACACCCTTGAGGACAACGCGGTGACCGTGCGCGAGCGCGACACGATGAAGCAGGAGCGGATCTCGCTGGACCAGGTGGAGTCCTACCTGGCCACGCGGCTGCTGGGCTGCTGA
- a CDS encoding calcium-binding protein — MSSRPVSRRMTRAASALTLVLGSALATPLLVAGTAEAATSAATVAVDNGVVVYTAASGQTNNVSVTATRSGADFTYAISDDVTITTGDGCSYAGPADRTRVSCLVTGEDSEDPYATLQLSLGDGDDTVAYDNQTGQTYYFASIDLGDGNDTLTETGGVQGNSVSGDAGDDTLTVGPYTVALGGDGDDTIKAAKGAIVLAGDGDDTVYATGNYTSVDGGAGKDVIHGGAGWQDLSGGDGNDRIYGGPGDDHLSGGNGKDVLRGGKGDDTINGDKGDDHLYGGPGTDTLDGGPGTDVVHQD; from the coding sequence ATGTCCTCTCGTCCTGTCAGCCGCCGGATGACACGTGCCGCATCAGCCCTGACGCTGGTCCTCGGCTCGGCGCTGGCCACCCCGCTCCTGGTCGCGGGCACCGCCGAGGCCGCCACCTCGGCCGCCACCGTCGCGGTCGACAACGGAGTGGTCGTCTACACCGCCGCCTCCGGGCAGACGAACAACGTGTCGGTCACCGCGACGAGGAGCGGTGCGGACTTCACCTACGCCATCTCCGACGACGTCACCATCACCACGGGCGACGGCTGCTCCTACGCCGGCCCCGCGGACCGGACGCGGGTCTCCTGCCTGGTCACCGGGGAGGACAGCGAGGACCCGTACGCGACACTCCAGCTGTCCCTCGGCGACGGCGACGACACCGTCGCGTACGACAACCAGACCGGCCAGACGTACTACTTCGCCTCGATCGACCTGGGCGACGGCAACGACACCCTGACCGAGACCGGCGGTGTCCAGGGGAACTCCGTCTCCGGCGACGCGGGCGACGACACCCTCACGGTGGGCCCGTACACGGTGGCGCTGGGCGGTGACGGCGACGACACGATCAAGGCCGCCAAGGGCGCCATCGTCCTGGCCGGCGACGGCGACGACACCGTCTACGCCACCGGCAACTACACCTCCGTCGACGGCGGCGCCGGCAAAGACGTGATCCACGGCGGCGCCGGCTGGCAGGACCTGTCCGGCGGCGACGGCAACGACAGGATCTACGGCGGCCCCGGCGACGACCACCTGTCCGGCGGGAACGGGAAGGACGTCCTGCGCGGCGGCAAGGGCGACGACACGATCAACGGTGACAAGGGCGACGACCACCTGTACGGCGGTCCCGGCACGGACACCCTCGACGGCGGCCCCGGCACCGACGTCGTGCACCAGGACTGA
- a CDS encoding isoprenyl transferase, producing the protein MARRGILSRQRTTYRTPEPHPSGERPPKIPGELVPKHVAIVMDGNGRWAKERELPRTEGHKVGEGVVLDVLKGCLDIGVKNLSLYAFSTENWKRSPDEVRFLMNFNRDVIRRRRDEMDELGIRIRWVGRMPKMWKSVVQELQVAQEQTVGNDAMTLYFCLNYGGRAEIADAAQALARDVAAGRLDPSKVNEKTFAKYLYYPDMPDVDLFLRPSGEQRTSNYLIWQSSYAEMVFQDVLWPDFDRRDLWRACMEYASRDRRFGGAKA; encoded by the coding sequence ATGGCACGACGCGGAATCCTCAGCCGTCAGCGCACCACCTACCGCACCCCCGAGCCGCACCCCTCCGGGGAGCGGCCGCCGAAGATCCCCGGCGAGCTGGTGCCCAAGCACGTCGCGATCGTGATGGACGGCAACGGGCGCTGGGCCAAGGAGCGCGAACTGCCGCGCACCGAGGGCCACAAGGTCGGCGAGGGCGTCGTCCTGGACGTCCTCAAGGGCTGCCTGGACATCGGCGTCAAGAACCTCTCGCTGTACGCGTTCTCCACCGAGAACTGGAAGCGCTCGCCGGACGAGGTGCGCTTCCTGATGAACTTCAACCGGGACGTGATCCGCCGCCGCCGCGACGAGATGGACGAACTGGGCATCCGCATCCGCTGGGTGGGCCGGATGCCGAAGATGTGGAAGTCCGTGGTCCAGGAGCTCCAGGTCGCCCAGGAGCAGACGGTCGGCAACGACGCGATGACGCTGTACTTCTGCCTGAACTACGGCGGCCGGGCGGAGATCGCGGACGCCGCCCAGGCGCTGGCCCGCGACGTCGCGGCCGGCCGGCTCGACCCGTCCAAGGTCAACGAGAAGACCTTCGCGAAGTACCTCTACTACCCCGACATGCCGGACGTGGACCTCTTCCTGCGCCCCAGCGGGGAGCAGCGCACCTCCAACTACCTGATCTGGCAGTCCAGCTACGCGGAGATGGTCTTCCAGGACGTGCTGTGGCCGGACTTCGACCGCCGCGACCTGTGGCGCGCCTGCATGGAGTACGCCTCCCGAGACCGCCGGTTCGGCGGCGCGAAGGCGTGA
- the recO gene encoding DNA repair protein RecO produces MTLFRDDGIVLRTQKLGEADRIITLLTRRNGRVRAVARGVRRTKSKFGARLEPFSHVDVQFFTRGGELVGRGLPLCTQSETIAPYGGTIVTDYERYTSGTAMLETAERFTDHEGEPAVQQYLLLVGALRTLAAGEHAPRLVLDAFLLRSLAVNGYAPSFDDCARCGLAGPNRFFSVGAGGVICADCRVPGSVVPSREALVLLGALLGGDWETADACEARHCREGSGLVAAYLQWHLERGLRSLRFVEKPPPRPVAPGAASPVGAEGH; encoded by the coding sequence ATGACCCTGTTCCGCGACGACGGCATCGTGCTGCGCACCCAGAAGCTGGGCGAGGCGGACCGGATCATCACGCTGCTCACCCGGCGCAACGGCCGGGTACGGGCGGTGGCCCGCGGGGTCCGCCGCACGAAGTCGAAGTTCGGCGCCCGGCTGGAGCCGTTCAGCCACGTCGACGTGCAGTTCTTCACCCGCGGCGGGGAGCTGGTGGGCCGCGGCCTGCCGCTGTGCACCCAGAGCGAGACCATCGCCCCCTACGGCGGCACGATCGTCACCGACTACGAGCGGTACACCTCCGGCACCGCGATGCTGGAGACCGCCGAGCGGTTCACCGACCACGAGGGCGAGCCCGCCGTCCAGCAGTACCTGCTGCTGGTGGGCGCCCTGCGCACCCTGGCGGCGGGGGAGCACGCCCCGCGGCTGGTGCTCGACGCCTTCCTGCTCCGCTCGCTCGCCGTCAACGGCTACGCGCCCAGCTTCGACGACTGCGCCCGCTGCGGCCTGGCCGGCCCGAACCGTTTCTTCTCGGTCGGCGCCGGCGGCGTGATCTGCGCGGACTGCCGGGTGCCCGGCAGCGTCGTCCCCTCCAGGGAGGCGCTGGTGCTGCTGGGCGCGCTGCTGGGCGGCGACTGGGAGACCGCCGACGCGTGCGAGGCGCGGCACTGCCGCGAGGGCAGCGGCCTGGTGGCGGCCTACCTCCAGTGGCACCTGGAGCGCGGCCTGCGCTCGCTGCGCTTCGTCGAGAAGCCGCCTCCCAGACCCGTGGCGCCCGGTGCCGCGAGTCCGGTAGGCGCCGAAGGGCACTGA
- a CDS encoding TerB family tellurite resistance protein, whose product MKLTRVWGVRTSWHTEDDGEFYCPECGGDRAYHRRTGTRRLTVLNVPLLDRGPAGTVVECAACHRQYGPEVLVCPTTARFSAMLRDAVHTVALAVLTAGGASARPTRDAAVGAVRAAGFTDCTEDQLLGLLAAIVADEGRFRRSDELGPDSFAEAVDGCGSWLSIELHEALEPLADHLAPQGRERVLLQGAHIALADGPYLPAERDVLEAVGRCLSLHTDDIDRLLRAAATTS is encoded by the coding sequence ATGAAGCTGACGAGGGTCTGGGGTGTGCGCACGTCCTGGCACACCGAGGACGACGGTGAGTTCTACTGCCCCGAGTGCGGCGGTGACCGCGCTTACCACCGCAGGACGGGCACCCGCAGACTGACCGTCCTCAACGTGCCGCTGCTCGACCGCGGCCCGGCCGGCACCGTCGTGGAGTGCGCCGCCTGCCACCGGCAGTACGGCCCCGAGGTGCTGGTCTGCCCCACCACCGCGCGCTTCTCGGCCATGCTGCGGGACGCCGTGCACACCGTGGCGCTGGCCGTGCTGACCGCCGGCGGCGCCTCCGCCCGGCCCACCCGCGACGCGGCGGTGGGCGCGGTGCGGGCGGCCGGCTTCACCGACTGCACCGAGGACCAGCTGCTCGGCCTGCTCGCGGCGATCGTCGCCGACGAAGGCCGCTTCCGGCGGTCCGACGAGCTGGGCCCGGACTCCTTCGCCGAGGCCGTCGACGGGTGCGGCAGCTGGCTGTCGATCGAGCTCCACGAGGCGCTGGAGCCGCTGGCCGACCACCTGGCCCCCCAGGGCCGCGAGCGGGTCCTCCTCCAGGGCGCCCACATCGCGCTGGCCGACGGCCCCTACCTGCCCGCCGAGCGGGACGTCCTGGAGGCGGTGGGCCGCTGCCTGTCGCTGCACACCGACGACATCGACCGGTTGCTGCGCGCCGCCGCCACCACCTCCTGA